The Bdellovibrio bacteriovorus DNA segment ACGTCATAGCTCAACTTGATCCCGAAGGTCTCTGTCATTTGAATTTTTAAACCGGCGCCGTAACTGGGAACGGTCGCATTTTCAGGTTCGATCGTATAGGAGTCCTGTCCTTCGATTTTAACTTCTTGGAAACGGCTGATCTGCGCGCCGCCACCCTTGATGTAGGGTTGAAACAAAGATTTTTTATCCGCGAAAACCAGAATCAGGTCCGCACCCATGATTTGGGATTTTTGCGTTGTTGTACGTTGAGGATCCGAAGAATTCGCTTTTTCTTCACGCAAGCCGCGCGCGTCTGTGTAGCTCAGTTCCAGCGCGAGACGTTCCAGAAAGTAGATTGAGATCGAGCCCGTGATAGATTCAGAGTCGAAGGAGTTGTTTTCATCAAAAGTCGTCGTTTTTCGTCCGTAAGAAAGACCCAATTCCGTATAAAGAGCATGGGCCGGGGAAGACATGAACAAAACGGTCAGAACAAAGACAGAAAATACTTTTTTCATATCTTTTCATTCTAGCAAGGACTGTGGCGAGTGACAGAAATTTAAGACCGCAGCTAGACAAAAGTGGAAATGGAAACCAGAAATGGTGTTGATGAGTCATCCTAAAGTCCAAGTGGCGATCTCTAGCAGCTCTTAATTTCTATTCACCAGAACAGGAGGCGCGTAGTTCACGGTGAACGAAAATTTAATATGGATATAACCATCTTCCTGCACCATTTCAGGAGGAGGATTAGGGAAAACCTTGGCATCACGAAACGCGTTCACTGCTGCGGCATCAAATGCCGGAATGCCGGAACTTTTCATGATCAAAGACTGACGAAGGTATCCGTTTTTATCCAAAAGAAATTCGATGTGGGTGACCCAGTTGCGATTTCCCGCATTCACCAAAGTCAGTCGATCAAATCTATCAATAGCTTGTTGCACTCGGCTTTCCCAG contains these protein-coding regions:
- a CDS encoding outer membrane beta-barrel protein, producing MKKVFSVFVLTVLFMSSPAHALYTELGLSYGRKTTTFDENNSFDSESITGSISIYFLERLALELSYTDARGLREEKANSSDPQRTTTQKSQIMGADLILVFADKKSLFQPYIKGGGAQISRFQEVKIEGQDSYTIEPENATVPSYGAGLKIQMTETFGIKLSYDVWKTPIGGGMQTDDSSVRAGITWVL